A single window of Longimicrobium sp. DNA harbors:
- a CDS encoding methyl-accepting chemotaxis protein, with translation MNAPAQAAPRAGRVLAAYARVLLWLGAAAALAAAVAVARGSGSAPLWAALAGLVAVAALRQGAVPLSKFAYVTMTVVPVGALTLLGQPAAAVVAAWAGTAAGDLARRKLWFPAGVNAGREALAAAAGAGVYALASRSAGLPAPAPGEGLVPALSIEGLPALLAYFLGYFFASRGLFYFSLLFRGKLTTSERNVLLRYEIVSAVLGVIGTLGVAAAFAVSRSWGTFAMIVFVAFAGLLARMLVAEAISSEELRKVAAMEAVITAGMPLTESMARIEEMAGRLIEWSWLHVYAVRGGDLVLVHPLATDPEGLDELHPVRLEVFRSGEPFISADTAREGRVPASVPVRSLVIHPLSYGRNALGLLEVGHHRPDVYGIAELRLIERFSRQLALALQLDGLVRPMTESAREMDGALRTLGGRLSSLRESGQAVAATAADIRQRIADQGRRTAYGLGLTEELARSADAMSGDAGETAGASRDTRRLASENRGAIVEAIGRLVTLRDFVDEEGRELAALAGTSAQIATIVETIRAIAEQTNLLALNAAIEAARAGEHGRGFAVVADEVRKLADDTERAAVQARDMVDGVRGQMGSALERMEQGSARLAGVGDLSRAALESVDRIVAAAEAAEGLTTRMAGRADEQRQRVAGLRDEFAAVASIADANGEGATVVAEAARLQAQTLEEIERATRSLGEVSERLTGYIARLQEVT, from the coding sequence GTGAACGCTCCCGCGCAGGCCGCCCCCCGCGCGGGGCGCGTGCTCGCGGCGTACGCCCGCGTGCTCCTGTGGCTGGGCGCCGCCGCCGCGCTGGCGGCTGCCGTCGCCGTGGCCCGGGGCTCCGGGTCCGCGCCGCTGTGGGCGGCGCTGGCCGGGCTGGTGGCCGTGGCGGCGCTGCGCCAGGGCGCGGTGCCGCTTTCCAAGTTCGCCTACGTCACCATGACCGTGGTGCCGGTCGGCGCGCTGACGCTGCTGGGGCAGCCGGCCGCGGCCGTGGTGGCCGCCTGGGCCGGCACGGCCGCGGGCGACCTGGCGCGGCGGAAGCTGTGGTTTCCCGCGGGCGTCAACGCCGGGCGCGAGGCACTGGCGGCGGCGGCCGGGGCCGGCGTGTACGCCCTGGCGTCGCGCTCCGCGGGGCTTCCCGCGCCCGCCCCGGGCGAGGGCCTCGTCCCCGCGCTCTCCATCGAGGGCCTTCCCGCGCTGCTGGCCTACTTCCTGGGCTATTTCTTCGCCTCGCGCGGCCTGTTCTACTTTTCGCTCCTCTTCCGGGGCAAGCTCACCACCTCCGAGCGCAACGTCCTGCTGCGCTACGAGATCGTGTCGGCGGTGCTGGGGGTGATCGGCACGCTGGGGGTTGCTGCGGCGTTCGCGGTGTCGCGGTCGTGGGGCACCTTCGCCATGATCGTGTTCGTGGCCTTCGCCGGTCTGCTGGCCCGCATGCTGGTGGCCGAGGCCATCTCGTCGGAGGAGCTGCGCAAGGTGGCGGCGATGGAGGCCGTCATCACCGCCGGAATGCCGCTGACTGAGTCGATGGCGCGCATCGAGGAGATGGCGGGGCGGCTGATCGAGTGGAGCTGGCTTCACGTCTATGCGGTGCGCGGCGGCGACCTGGTGCTGGTGCACCCGCTGGCCACGGACCCCGAGGGGCTCGACGAGCTGCATCCCGTGCGGCTGGAGGTATTCCGATCGGGCGAGCCGTTCATTTCGGCCGACACGGCACGCGAGGGACGGGTGCCCGCTTCGGTGCCGGTGCGCTCCCTGGTCATCCACCCGCTGTCGTACGGCCGCAATGCGTTGGGGCTGCTGGAGGTGGGGCACCACCGCCCCGACGTGTACGGCATCGCCGAGCTGCGCCTGATCGAGCGGTTCTCGCGGCAGCTGGCCCTGGCGCTTCAGCTGGATGGGCTGGTGCGGCCGATGACGGAAAGCGCGCGGGAGATGGACGGCGCCCTCCGCACGCTGGGCGGGCGGCTTTCCAGCTTGCGCGAAAGCGGCCAGGCCGTGGCCGCCACCGCCGCCGACATCCGCCAGCGGATCGCCGACCAGGGGCGGCGCACGGCGTACGGGTTGGGATTGACGGAAGAGCTGGCCCGCTCCGCCGACGCCATGTCGGGCGACGCGGGCGAGACGGCCGGCGCCAGCCGCGACACCCGCCGCCTTGCCTCGGAGAACCGCGGGGCGATCGTCGAGGCCATCGGGCGGCTGGTGACGCTTCGCGACTTCGTCGACGAGGAGGGACGCGAGCTGGCGGCGCTGGCGGGGACGTCGGCGCAGATCGCGACCATCGTGGAAACCATTCGCGCCATCGCCGAGCAGACCAACCTGCTGGCGCTGAACGCGGCCATCGAGGCGGCGCGCGCGGGCGAGCACGGACGCGGCTTCGCGGTGGTGGCCGACGAGGTGAGGAAGCTGGCGGACGACACCGAGCGCGCGGCGGTGCAGGCGCGCGACATGGTGGATGGGGTGCGCGGGCAGATGGGGTCGGCGCTGGAGCGCATGGAGCAGGGCTCGGCGCGGCTGGCGGGGGTGGGCGACCTGTCGCGGGCGGCGCTGGAGTCGGTGGACCGCATCGTGGCCGCCGCCGAGGCCGCCGAGGGGCTGACCACGCGCATGGCCGGCCGGGCCGACGAGCAGCGGCAGCGGGTGGCGGGGCTGCGCGACGAGTTCGCCGCCGTCGCCAGCATCGCCGACGCCAACGGGGAGGGCGCCACCGTGGTCGCCGAAGCGGCGCGCCTGCAGGCGCAGACGCTGGAAGAGATCGAGCGCGCCACCAGGTCGCTCGGCGAGGTTTCCGAGCGCCTCACCGGCTACATCGCGCGTCTGCAGGAAGTTACCTGA
- a CDS encoding AAA family ATPase: MRLEADVAERNPAAPDPPPALRTTEHPVPEMEIADDALVILVGPSGCGKSTFARTRFPANEIVSSDECRRMVSDDEGSQAASRAAFAVFDALVYGRLAHGRRAVADATNLAPWSRERLREMAAKHARPVVAIAFDAPLDLCVAQQASRERRVADDVVELHHAHMQQALAELPGEGYTHLYIVRPKMKPEPSGPAYRYGDFPGLFWDLQKDVEIDPENPSVIARVLQEGDSKTVWKLIPPETLIRRFPELVLPDNVRASWAIMIDKIKEGRTADEWSGTTTTQVRPIR; this comes from the coding sequence ATGCGCCTGGAAGCGGATGTTGCCGAGAGGAACCCGGCCGCACCGGATCCGCCTCCAGCCCTGCGGACGACCGAGCATCCCGTGCCGGAGATGGAGATCGCCGATGACGCGCTGGTGATCCTCGTCGGCCCGTCCGGCTGCGGGAAGAGCACCTTTGCCCGCACGCGCTTCCCGGCGAACGAGATCGTGTCGTCGGACGAATGCCGCCGGATGGTGTCGGACGACGAAGGCAGCCAGGCCGCGAGCCGTGCGGCGTTCGCCGTGTTCGACGCCCTCGTGTACGGCCGCCTGGCCCACGGCCGCAGGGCCGTCGCCGACGCCACGAACCTGGCGCCGTGGAGCCGAGAGCGGCTGCGTGAGATGGCCGCCAAGCACGCACGCCCGGTGGTGGCCATCGCCTTCGACGCGCCGCTGGACCTGTGCGTCGCCCAGCAGGCATCGCGCGAGCGCCGCGTGGCCGATGACGTGGTGGAACTGCATCATGCGCACATGCAGCAAGCCCTCGCCGAGCTCCCCGGCGAGGGCTACACCCACCTGTACATCGTCCGACCGAAGATGAAGCCCGAGCCGAGCGGACCTGCCTATCGATACGGGGATTTCCCGGGGCTGTTCTGGGATCTCCAGAAAGACGTGGAGATCGACCCCGAGAACCCGTCCGTGATCGCTCGCGTGCTGCAGGAAGGCGATAGCAAAACGGTGTGGAAGCTCATCCCCCCGGAAACCCTGATCCGCCGGTTTCCCGAACTGGTTCTTCCTGACAACGTGCGCGCGTCCTGGGCGATCATGATCGACAAGATCAAGGAAGGCCGGACTGCCGACGAATGGAGCGGAACCACCACCACGCAGGTACGTCCGATCAGGTAA
- a CDS encoding FRG domain-containing protein: MSEIRVSDWTELNEQLYQNAYNEQIGRIRSSYVFRGVSQADYALTTSLCRLGGDFARMEQHLLRNFRKYAPRKGHEADSIWNWMALGQHHGLPTRLMDWTFSPQVAMHFATARLDQFGADGVIWALNFGAAHALLPKTLRDEMEAEEADVFTVEMLQRRAQTLEEFDSLADEDFVVFFEPPSLDERIVNQYAVFALMSSPEAKLEDWLEKHPDVFRKIVIPAELKWEVRDKLDQANVTERVLLPGLDGLSAWLKRYYSPRCP; this comes from the coding sequence ATGTCGGAAATCCGGGTTTCGGACTGGACCGAGCTGAACGAGCAGCTGTACCAGAACGCCTACAACGAGCAGATCGGGCGCATCCGCTCGTCTTACGTGTTCCGCGGCGTGTCGCAGGCGGACTACGCGCTCACCACCAGCCTGTGCCGGCTGGGGGGCGACTTCGCGCGGATGGAGCAGCACCTGCTGCGCAACTTTCGCAAGTACGCGCCGCGGAAGGGGCACGAGGCCGACTCCATCTGGAACTGGATGGCGCTGGGGCAGCACCACGGACTCCCCACCCGCCTGATGGACTGGACCTTTTCGCCCCAGGTGGCCATGCACTTCGCCACGGCGCGGCTGGACCAGTTCGGCGCCGACGGGGTGATCTGGGCGTTGAATTTCGGGGCGGCGCACGCGCTGCTCCCCAAGACCCTCCGCGACGAGATGGAGGCCGAAGAGGCCGACGTGTTCACCGTGGAAATGCTCCAGCGCCGCGCGCAAACGCTGGAGGAGTTCGATTCGCTTGCCGACGAGGACTTCGTGGTGTTCTTCGAGCCGCCCTCGCTGGACGAGCGGATCGTCAACCAGTACGCCGTCTTCGCGTTGATGTCGAGCCCCGAGGCGAAGCTGGAGGACTGGCTGGAGAAGCACCCGGACGTGTTCCGGAAGATCGTGATCCCGGCCGAGCTGAAGTGGGAGGTGCGCGACAAGCTTGACCAGGCCAACGTCACCGAACGGGTGCTGCTCCCCGGCCTGGACGGCCTGAGCGCCTGGCTCAAGCGCTACTACAGCCCGCGGTGCCCCTGA
- a CDS encoding ribose-phosphate pyrophosphokinase yields the protein MRECVIFAGSGNPELARAVSEQVGMPLGTCSVERFPDGETSVRLLESVRGNDVYLLQPTCPPVNDNVMQLFAFADACRRAAAGRIHAVLPYYGYARSDKRHGRREPITASMVALLMKASGIDHVLTIDLHTTQIEGFFPGPFDTLTAVPTLCAAMRGELPADAVVVSPDAGRVKLATEYAQRLDLPLAVLHKRRESGSETRVTHLVGEVEGRTCLIIDDMISTGGTLVESVQALRDAGAAGFHVAATHGLLLGNAIARLTDAGVQRVCVTDTIAQELDEGGVLRVVSVAGLLAGALRKLASDESLEELF from the coding sequence ATGCGGGAGTGCGTGATCTTCGCGGGGAGTGGGAATCCGGAGCTGGCCCGCGCGGTGTCGGAACAGGTGGGGATGCCGCTGGGAACGTGCAGTGTAGAGCGCTTTCCCGACGGCGAAACGTCCGTGCGGCTGCTGGAGTCGGTGCGCGGCAACGACGTGTACCTGCTGCAGCCCACCTGCCCGCCGGTGAACGACAACGTGATGCAGCTGTTCGCCTTTGCCGACGCCTGCCGGCGCGCGGCCGCGGGGCGCATTCACGCGGTGCTTCCGTACTACGGCTACGCGCGCTCCGACAAGCGGCACGGCCGGCGCGAGCCCATCACCGCCAGCATGGTGGCCCTGCTGATGAAGGCGTCGGGCATCGACCACGTGCTGACCATCGACCTTCACACCACCCAGATCGAAGGCTTCTTCCCCGGCCCCTTCGACACGCTCACCGCCGTTCCCACCCTGTGCGCCGCCATGCGGGGCGAGCTTCCCGCCGACGCCGTCGTCGTTTCGCCCGACGCGGGACGGGTGAAGCTGGCGACCGAATATGCCCAGCGCCTGGACCTGCCGCTCGCCGTGCTTCACAAGCGCCGGGAGAGCGGAAGCGAAACGCGCGTCACGCACCTGGTGGGCGAGGTGGAAGGGCGCACCTGCCTGATCATCGACGACATGATCTCCACCGGCGGAACGCTGGTGGAGAGCGTGCAGGCGCTGCGCGACGCCGGTGCCGCGGGCTTTCACGTGGCGGCCACGCATGGGCTGCTCCTGGGCAACGCCATCGCGCGCTTGACGGACGCGGGCGTCCAGCGGGTGTGCGTCACCGACACCATCGCCCAGGAGCTGGACGAGGGCGGGGTCCTGCGAGTGGTCTCCGTTGCGGGGCTGCTGGCCGGCGCCCTCCGCAAGCTCGCCTCGGACGAATCGCTGGAAGAGCTGTTCTGA
- a CDS encoding MraY family glycosyltransferase — MPILLVFAVAALAALLVTPAIVRVVTAHGLYGHVRGDSPARRVPRLGGIPVWLATSAGIVAAVLGPGVNAAGAGPDRFFVGVLLAGSLMFAVGLLDDLYNLRPSAKLLAQCTAAVVAYACGFRIDGITFAGATLDTAALALPLTLLWIVGVTNAFNLIDGLDGLATGIGLVALCTTLAVALMLGNLEVAMACAALGGALLGFLRYNFRPARIFLGDSGSMFVGFMLAVLSVHGSTKSAAAVLVAVPVLVLALPIMDTLLAIVRRWLRGTPVFGADERHLHHRLLAVGVTHVRAVVLMYLLAAALAVFGVLLAFGPPSLVAAVALGGAALSMVLLLASIKLLGYYEFVEAGAVLHSGMRGIRQSIRDQIHARDVAQVLARAESMEHIEAILGDNAEGLGLLFATVCRESSPVGARSVLPGAVAAGAWKLECPVELNHPNADPYVLRVWTEAPDDLRLLTADRTARVLAAAVRGWLTGPRTRLPAPGGVSLGHLGPAPSGASA; from the coding sequence TTGCCCATCCTCCTTGTCTTTGCCGTGGCCGCCTTGGCGGCGCTGCTGGTGACACCGGCCATCGTGCGGGTGGTTACGGCCCACGGGTTGTACGGGCACGTGCGCGGCGACTCGCCCGCGCGGCGGGTGCCGCGGCTGGGGGGAATACCCGTGTGGCTGGCCACGTCGGCGGGGATCGTGGCGGCCGTGCTGGGGCCGGGGGTGAACGCCGCGGGCGCGGGGCCGGACCGGTTCTTCGTGGGCGTGCTGCTGGCGGGATCGCTGATGTTCGCCGTGGGCCTGCTGGACGACCTGTACAACCTTCGCCCCTCGGCCAAGCTGCTGGCCCAGTGCACCGCCGCCGTGGTGGCGTACGCGTGCGGCTTTCGCATCGACGGGATCACCTTCGCGGGCGCCACGCTCGACACCGCCGCCCTGGCGCTGCCGCTGACGCTGCTGTGGATCGTGGGCGTTACCAACGCCTTCAACCTGATCGACGGGCTGGACGGCCTGGCGACCGGGATCGGCCTGGTCGCGCTGTGCACCACGCTGGCCGTGGCGCTGATGCTGGGCAACCTGGAGGTGGCCATGGCGTGCGCCGCCCTGGGCGGCGCGCTGCTGGGCTTCCTCCGCTACAACTTTCGCCCCGCGCGCATTTTCCTGGGAGACTCGGGAAGCATGTTCGTGGGCTTCATGCTGGCGGTGCTGTCGGTGCACGGGAGCACCAAGAGCGCCGCGGCCGTGTTGGTGGCGGTGCCGGTGCTGGTGCTGGCGCTTCCCATCATGGACACGCTGCTCGCCATCGTGCGGCGCTGGCTGCGGGGCACGCCCGTGTTCGGGGCCGACGAGCGCCACCTTCACCACCGGCTGCTGGCCGTGGGAGTCACCCACGTGCGCGCCGTCGTGCTGATGTACCTGCTGGCCGCTGCGCTCGCCGTGTTCGGCGTCCTGCTGGCGTTCGGGCCCCCGTCGCTGGTGGCGGCCGTGGCCCTGGGCGGCGCCGCGCTGTCGATGGTGCTGCTGCTGGCCAGCATCAAGCTGCTGGGCTACTACGAGTTCGTGGAGGCCGGCGCGGTGCTGCACTCGGGGATGCGGGGCATCCGCCAGAGCATCCGCGACCAGATCCACGCCCGCGACGTGGCGCAGGTGCTGGCCCGCGCCGAGTCCATGGAGCACATCGAGGCGATCCTGGGCGACAACGCCGAGGGCCTGGGCCTGCTCTTCGCGACGGTCTGCCGCGAGTCGTCGCCAGTGGGCGCCCGGTCGGTGCTGCCCGGGGCCGTGGCGGCGGGCGCGTGGAAGCTGGAGTGCCCGGTGGAGCTGAACCACCCCAACGCCGATCCGTACGTGCTGCGCGTGTGGACCGAGGCGCCCGACGACCTGCGCCTGCTGACGGCCGACCGCACGGCGCGCGTGCTAGCCGCCGCGGTTCGCGGCTGGCTCACCGGCCCGCGCACGCGGCTTCCGGCTCCGGGCGGCGTCTCGCTCGGCCATCTCGGCCCCGCGCCGTCGGGCGCCTCGGCCTGA
- a CDS encoding glycosyltransferase family 4 protein — protein MRVAYLSASGALGGAERVLLDVLASLRAAEPSWPLTLVSGEDGPLLERVRALGVEAHVLPFPRGLAALGDAGAGGTLRLLGGMAAAGPGAAAYVARLALLLRRARADVVHTNGFKMHLLGAWAASRATPVVWHLHDFVSTRRAMSGLLRRSAGRCAVAVAVSDAVAKDARTVLGPALRVETVHNAVDLRRFTPDGPTLALHRAAGMPPEPVGTVSVGLVATMGVWKGHAEFLRAVARVPREIPLRAYVVGGGIYRTQGSEVSVDGLRRLAAELGIADRVGFTGFVGDPAAAMRDLDVVVHASTQPEPFGLVIAEAMACGRAVIASAAGGAAEIISPGHDVLAVAPGDVNGLARAIRQLATDEMLRSTLARQGRETAVRRFDRARLASALSPLYRSLLNH, from the coding sequence GTGCGCGTCGCATACCTCAGCGCGTCCGGCGCGCTGGGCGGGGCGGAGCGCGTGCTGCTGGACGTGCTGGCCAGCCTGCGCGCCGCCGAGCCCTCGTGGCCGCTCACCCTGGTCTCGGGAGAGGACGGGCCGCTGCTGGAGCGCGTTCGGGCGCTGGGCGTGGAGGCGCACGTGCTCCCCTTCCCCCGTGGGCTGGCTGCGCTGGGAGACGCGGGTGCGGGCGGAACGCTGCGCCTCCTCGGCGGCATGGCCGCGGCCGGCCCCGGGGCGGCGGCGTACGTCGCGCGGCTGGCGCTTCTGCTGCGGCGCGCGCGGGCCGACGTGGTACACACCAACGGCTTCAAGATGCACCTGCTGGGCGCCTGGGCCGCCTCGCGGGCCACGCCCGTTGTCTGGCACCTTCACGATTTCGTCTCCACCCGCCGCGCGATGTCGGGCCTGCTGCGGCGCTCCGCCGGGCGATGCGCGGTGGCGGTAGCGGTTTCCGACGCTGTCGCCAAGGACGCGCGCACCGTGCTGGGGCCGGCCCTGCGCGTGGAGACGGTCCACAACGCAGTCGACCTTCGCCGGTTCACGCCCGACGGGCCCACGCTGGCCCTGCACCGGGCGGCGGGGATGCCGCCGGAGCCGGTGGGGACGGTGAGCGTGGGCCTGGTCGCCACCATGGGCGTGTGGAAGGGCCACGCGGAGTTCCTGCGCGCCGTCGCCCGCGTTCCGCGCGAGATCCCGCTGCGGGCGTACGTCGTCGGGGGCGGGATCTATCGCACGCAGGGGAGTGAGGTGTCGGTGGACGGCCTGCGGCGGCTGGCGGCGGAGCTGGGGATCGCGGACCGCGTGGGATTCACCGGCTTCGTCGGCGACCCGGCGGCAGCCATGCGTGATCTGGACGTGGTGGTGCACGCCAGCACCCAGCCGGAGCCGTTCGGGCTGGTGATCGCCGAAGCCATGGCCTGCGGCCGGGCGGTGATCGCCAGCGCGGCCGGCGGTGCGGCCGAGATCATCTCCCCCGGCCACGACGTGCTGGCGGTGGCGCCGGGGGACGTGAACGGCCTGGCCCGCGCCATCCGCCAGCTCGCTACCGACGAGATGCTCCGCTCCACTCTGGCCCGCCAGGGCCGCGAGACGGCCGTGCGCCGCTTCGACCGCGCGCGGCTCGCGTCGGCGCTGTCTCCGCTGTATCGTTCCCTCCTCAACCACTAG
- a CDS encoding glycosyltransferase family 4 protein codes for MPHPLRVLHVYAGNLYGGVERMLATLASARVDGLEQSFALSFDGRLADELRRMDARVELLGPVRVSRPWTALRARSRLARVIRASRPDVVVCHSTWAHGIFAPVARGRGVPLVFWLHDVVRGGTWADRLARRTPPDLAICTSRFAQAALDRLWPHVPAEVVYPPVPPPTVEPASGREVRLELDTSIEDVVFLMASRFDPAKGHRVLLDALASMREVEGWTCWIAGGASGPREAAHLAGMRALAEGAGIAGRVRFLGERADVPRLMAAADVLCQPNLSPDAFGIAFVEGMYAGLPVVTSALGGALEAVDSTTGILVAPGRVDALTEALRELAGSSGRRAELGAAGPARARALCDPHRQAERMRQVLAAAGQG; via the coding sequence TTGCCGCATCCGCTCCGAGTTCTTCACGTGTACGCGGGCAACCTGTACGGCGGGGTGGAGCGGATGCTCGCCACCCTGGCTTCGGCGCGCGTGGACGGCCTGGAGCAATCGTTCGCGCTCTCCTTCGACGGCCGGCTGGCGGACGAGCTGCGGCGGATGGATGCGCGGGTGGAGCTGCTGGGCCCCGTCCGCGTCAGCCGGCCGTGGACGGCGCTGCGGGCGCGGTCGCGCCTGGCGCGGGTGATCCGGGCCAGCCGGCCGGACGTCGTCGTCTGCCATTCCACCTGGGCGCACGGCATCTTCGCCCCGGTCGCGCGCGGCCGGGGCGTTCCCCTCGTATTCTGGCTTCACGACGTGGTGCGGGGCGGCACCTGGGCCGACCGGCTGGCCAGGCGCACGCCCCCGGACCTTGCCATCTGCACCAGCCGCTTCGCCCAGGCCGCGCTGGACCGCCTGTGGCCGCACGTTCCCGCCGAGGTGGTGTATCCGCCGGTTCCGCCGCCGACGGTAGAGCCAGCGTCAGGGCGGGAGGTGCGTTTGGAGCTGGACACGTCCATCGAAGACGTCGTATTCCTGATGGCGAGCCGCTTCGACCCCGCCAAGGGCCACCGCGTTCTCCTGGATGCGCTGGCCTCGATGCGCGAGGTGGAGGGGTGGACGTGCTGGATCGCGGGTGGCGCGTCGGGCCCGCGGGAGGCGGCGCACCTGGCCGGGATGCGCGCACTGGCGGAAGGGGCCGGAATCGCGGGGCGGGTGCGGTTCCTGGGCGAGCGCGCGGACGTGCCCCGGTTGATGGCGGCGGCGGACGTGCTCTGCCAGCCGAACCTTTCGCCCGACGCGTTCGGCATCGCCTTTGTAGAAGGGATGTACGCGGGGCTTCCCGTGGTCACCTCCGCGCTTGGAGGCGCGCTCGAGGCGGTCGACTCCACGACAGGCATCCTGGTTGCGCCTGGACGGGTGGACGCGCTGACGGAGGCGCTACGCGAACTGGCTGGGAGTTCCGGCCGACGCGCGGAGCTGGGCGCGGCGGGTCCCGCGCGGGCGCGGGCGTTGTGCGATCCCCATCGACAGGCGGAGCGAATGCGGCAGGTGCTGGCGGCGGCGGGGCAGGGATGA